Proteins co-encoded in one Medicago truncatula cultivar Jemalong A17 chromosome 8, MtrunA17r5.0-ANR, whole genome shotgun sequence genomic window:
- the LOC11441913 gene encoding homeobox-leucine zipper protein ATHB-12 has product MMFELENMEYSQYSSYSAEAGEEETYTTSSISSMRKKKNKNTKRFTDEQIKSLETMFETETRLEPRKKLQLARELGLQPRQVAIWFQNKRARWKSKQLEREYNKLQNSYNNLASKFESMKKERQTLLIQLQKLNDLIQKPIEQSQSSSQVKEAKSMESASENGGRNKCEAEVKPSPSMERSEHVLDVLSDDDTSIKVEYFGLEDETGLMNFAEHADGSLTSPEDWSAFESNDLLGQSSCDYQWWDFWS; this is encoded by the exons ATGATGTTTGAATTAGAAAACATGGAATATAGCCAATATAGTAGTTATTCAGCAGAAGcaggagaagaagaaacataCACAACTAGTAGCATATCTTccatgagaaagaagaaaaacaagaataCAAAGAGGTTTACTGATGAACAAATCAAATCATTGGAAACTATGTTTGAAACTGAGACAAGACTTGAACCAAGAAAGAAGTTGCAGTTAGCTAGAGAGCTTGGATTGCAGCCAAGACAAGTTGCTATATGGTTTCAAAACAAAAGAGCTAGATGGAAATCAAAGCAACTTGAAAGAGAATACAACAAACTTCAAAATAGTTACAATAATTTGGCTTCAAAGTTTGAATCTATGAAGAAGGAAAGACAAACATTACTAATACAG TTGCAGAAGCTGAATGATCTAATACAAAAGCCAATAGAGCAAAGTCAGAGTAGTTCACAAGTTAAAGAAGCAAAGAGCATGGAAAGTGCATCAGAAAATGGAGGAAGAAACAAATGTGAGGCTGAGGTGAAACCAAGTCCTTCAATGGAAAGATCAGAACATGTACTTGATGTTCTATCAGATGATGACACAAGCATAAAGGTTGAATACTTTGGTTTAGAAGATGAAACTGGTCTTATGAATTTTGCTGAACATGCTGATGGTTCTTTAACATCACCAGAAGATTGGAGTGCTTTTGAATCAAATGATTTATTAGGCCAATCAAGTTGTGATTATCAATGGTGGGACTTTTGGTCTTGA